One Microscilla marina ATCC 23134 DNA window includes the following coding sequences:
- a CDS encoding nuclease A inhibitor family protein — MATDEQENLLKTLDRASDGLMFMSESDYPFESFYWDFKEELTANKVLTLANEAPDAIVKELKLDAFLKNSVAEESWYDAKETKVARQFQRLVETLKRNLQELRVFRVGGAEADVYIVGKAEFGGYAGLVTHVVQT, encoded by the coding sequence ATGGCAACAGATGAACAAGAAAATTTATTAAAAACTTTAGATCGGGCATCTGATGGACTCATGTTTATGAGCGAATCTGATTATCCGTTTGAGTCTTTTTACTGGGATTTTAAAGAAGAACTCACTGCTAACAAGGTACTAACCCTGGCAAATGAAGCACCAGATGCTATTGTAAAAGAGTTGAAACTGGATGCGTTTTTAAAAAACTCGGTGGCAGAAGAAAGTTGGTATGATGCTAAAGAAACCAAGGTTGCCCGACAGTTTCAGCGATTGGTAGAAACCCTCAAAAGAAACCTACAGGAGCTTCGGGTTTTTAGAGTAGGGGGCGCCGAAGCTGATGTATACATTGTGGGTAAGGCGGAGTTTGGGGGCTATGCCGGGCTTGTTACCCATGTGGTACAAACCTAA